One window from the genome of Haloarcula sp. CBA1127 encodes:
- a CDS encoding PQQ-binding-like beta-propeller repeat protein: protein MTIEVDWDRISINGEEIVFQYPIGDSIVADERVILRTEYQNRNIEGFDFHIKDQTRNVISVTPSGEREWVIESVQSDEEDAHHYDLWTLLDRYLTQHTEGNFEFDPETGDILNKWPHNQLPIADRTIELSGEITRVVEFDTAIFLRCKQATHTLYAFEADGTERWRSDAGERRGTIFVEDGELWEQTAVNRTTDHRYRLDPDTGDRYDREVIDTGLW from the coding sequence ATGACAATTGAGGTTGACTGGGACCGAATCTCGATTAACGGTGAGGAGATCGTTTTCCAGTATCCTATCGGAGATTCGATTGTGGCTGATGAGCGTGTGATTCTCCGGACAGAGTACCAAAACCGCAATATAGAAGGATTCGATTTTCACATCAAAGACCAAACCCGAAATGTTATTTCAGTGACTCCGTCTGGAGAACGTGAATGGGTAATTGAGTCGGTACAGAGTGACGAAGAAGATGCCCACCATTACGATTTGTGGACACTTCTAGATCGCTACCTAACTCAGCACACCGAAGGGAATTTCGAATTCGATCCCGAGACTGGTGACATTCTCAACAAATGGCCACATAACCAGTTACCCATTGCCGACAGAACTATTGAACTTAGCGGCGAGATCACCCGAGTTGTCGAATTCGATACCGCCATCTTCCTGCGGTGTAAACAGGCCACTCACACTCTCTATGCCTTCGAGGCCGATGGCACCGAACGCTGGCGTTCGGATGCTGGCGAACGACGAGGCACCATTTTCGTCGAAGATGGCGAACTCTGGGAGCAAACCGCAGTCAATCGCACCACTGACCACCGCTACCGACTCGACCCCGACACCGGCGACAGATATGATCGAGAGGTCATCGACACTGGTCTGTGGTGA